One genomic region from Actinocatenispora thailandica encodes:
- a CDS encoding glycosyltransferase family 2 protein yields the protein MTDHVGPSTVDDTGAARRSPAVDGGPAAPAVGVVIATHDRPVQVREAIASVLGQRYRGTVRVVVVFDRAEPDPDLAGDRVTVLGNDRTAGLAGARNTGIAALSTMDVPLVAFCDDDDVWLPDKLAAQVGALAAHPGAEFATCGIEVEYDGAVRPRLAGTDVVDLADLARSRMSMLHASTFLIRADALAADRLGLVAEDAPGSQNEDYDLLLRAARRRPIVHVDRPLTRVRWGGSFFTHQYRTKIDSLHWMLDRHPELSACRPGAARLYGQLACWHAAAGERRAAVRYAGRSLRRNPREPRAAIALAAAARLVRVESVLSTLHRRGRGI from the coding sequence ATGACCGACCACGTCGGACCGTCCACAGTGGATGACACCGGGGCCGCGCGGCGTTCGCCCGCCGTGGACGGCGGCCCGGCCGCCCCCGCGGTGGGGGTGGTGATCGCGACGCACGACCGGCCGGTACAGGTGCGGGAGGCCATCGCGTCGGTGCTCGGGCAGCGCTACCGCGGCACGGTGCGGGTCGTCGTGGTGTTCGACCGGGCCGAGCCGGATCCCGACCTCGCCGGTGACCGGGTCACCGTGCTGGGCAACGACCGTACCGCCGGGCTGGCCGGGGCCCGTAACACCGGCATCGCCGCACTGTCCACCATGGACGTACCGCTGGTCGCGTTCTGCGACGACGACGACGTGTGGCTACCGGACAAGCTCGCCGCGCAGGTCGGCGCGCTCGCCGCGCATCCCGGCGCCGAGTTCGCCACCTGCGGCATCGAGGTCGAGTACGACGGGGCGGTGCGGCCCCGGCTCGCCGGCACCGACGTCGTCGACCTCGCCGACCTGGCCCGGTCCCGGATGTCGATGCTGCACGCCTCGACGTTCCTGATCCGCGCCGACGCGCTCGCCGCCGACCGGCTCGGGCTGGTCGCCGAGGACGCCCCCGGCAGCCAGAACGAGGACTACGACCTGCTGCTGCGCGCCGCCCGGCGGCGGCCGATCGTGCACGTCGACCGGCCGCTGACCCGGGTCCGGTGGGGCGGCTCGTTCTTCACCCACCAGTACCGGACGAAGATCGACTCGCTGCACTGGATGCTGGACCGGCACCCGGAGCTGTCCGCCTGCCGGCCCGGCGCCGCCCGGCTGTACGGGCAGCTCGCCTGCTGGCACGCCGCCGCCGGCGAGCGGCGCGCCGCGGTGCGGTACGCGGGCCGGTCGCTGCGCCGCAACCCGCGCGAGCCGCGCGCCGCGATCGCCCTCGCCGCCGCCGCCCGGCTGGTCCGCGTCGAGTCGGTTCTGTCCACCCTGCACCG